A genomic segment from Propionibacteriaceae bacterium ZF39 encodes:
- a CDS encoding ABC transporter permease, whose product MIAYIIRRLLQMIPVVFGTTFLIYAMVYSLGDPTVGRCGERPCSPAYVARLRAEYNLDDPLLVQYFKYMGKIATGDFGQTFNGVDIGAELLARWPITMKLAVIALLVEAIIGIAAGVLAGLRKGGFLDSLVFVSTLAIISIPVFVLGSVAQLVFGVRLAWLPPTATAGTWHQLLLPGIVLGTLSMAYIARLTRNSLVENLGADYVRTAKAKGLTWRRTVGVHTLRNSLIPVITFIGFDLGALMGGAIVTERIFNVQGIGGYIWHSISTKDGGAIVATVTLLVLVYLIMSLLVDLLYGALDPRISHD is encoded by the coding sequence ATGATCGCCTACATCATCCGTCGATTGCTCCAGATGATTCCGGTGGTGTTCGGCACCACCTTCCTCATCTATGCAATGGTCTATTCGCTGGGTGACCCCACCGTCGGCCGCTGCGGTGAGCGCCCCTGCTCGCCGGCCTACGTTGCTCGTCTGCGGGCCGAGTACAACCTCGATGACCCGTTGCTGGTGCAGTACTTCAAGTACATGGGCAAGATCGCCACCGGGGACTTCGGCCAGACCTTCAACGGCGTCGATATCGGCGCCGAACTGCTCGCGCGCTGGCCGATCACCATGAAGCTCGCCGTCATCGCCCTCCTCGTCGAGGCGATCATCGGCATCGCTGCCGGCGTGCTCGCCGGCCTCCGCAAGGGCGGCTTCCTCGACTCCCTGGTCTTCGTCAGCACCCTCGCCATCATCTCGATTCCCGTGTTCGTGCTCGGCTCTGTGGCCCAGCTGGTGTTCGGCGTACGCCTCGCCTGGTTGCCACCAACAGCGACAGCCGGAACATGGCATCAGTTACTCCTGCCCGGCATCGTGCTGGGCACGCTGTCCATGGCCTACATCGCCCGCCTGACCCGCAACTCGCTGGTGGAGAACCTGGGCGCGGACTATGTCCGCACGGCCAAGGCCAAGGGCCTCACCTGGCGCCGCACGGTCGGGGTCCACACACTGCGCAACTCGCTGATCCCGGTGATCACCTTCATCGGTTTCGACCTCGGTGCGCTGATGGGTGGCGCGATCGTCACGGAGCGCATCTTCAACGTCCAGGGCATCGGCGGCTACATCTGGCACTCGATCAGCACCAAGGACGGTGGCGCGATCGTGGCCACGGTGACCCTGCTGGTGCTGGTCTATCTGATCATGAGCCTGCTGGTGGACCTGCTCTACGGCGCACTCGACCCGAGGATTTCGCATGACTGA
- a CDS encoding LLM class F420-dependent oxidoreductase, whose amino-acid sequence MRFGLFIPQGWRFDLVGIEPASQWPTIRALAQRVDRGTAWDSLWVYDHFHTTPKPSEEATHEAWSLMAGLGAATERIRLGQMCTCMAYRPPTYLAKVAATCDHISGGRIEMGIGAGWYEHEWRAYGYGFPRAGVRLGMLDEGVQIFKQAWETGEVNFSGQHYQVDGALVHPRPLQQPRIPLWIAGGGEKVTLKIAAKYADYTNFDGTPEGFARKSDLLRQHCADVGTDFDRIVRSSNYNSFIGRDEAEVAERRQAYIDRVRPHLNESQIAGQLGAFDNLPGTGTPEQIVENLRAMEKLGMTYAILYFPELAYDTSGLELFETEVIPALQS is encoded by the coding sequence ATGCGCTTCGGACTTTTCATTCCCCAGGGTTGGCGTTTCGATCTGGTCGGGATCGAGCCGGCCTCCCAATGGCCGACGATCAGGGCTCTCGCCCAGCGGGTCGACCGCGGCACGGCGTGGGACAGTTTGTGGGTCTATGACCATTTCCACACCACGCCGAAACCGAGCGAGGAAGCGACCCACGAGGCCTGGTCGCTGATGGCCGGCCTGGGCGCGGCCACCGAACGCATCCGCCTCGGCCAGATGTGCACCTGCATGGCCTATCGGCCGCCCACCTATCTCGCCAAGGTCGCCGCGACGTGTGACCACATCTCCGGCGGCCGCATCGAGATGGGCATCGGCGCGGGGTGGTATGAGCACGAATGGCGCGCCTATGGCTATGGGTTCCCGCGGGCCGGCGTACGCCTGGGAATGCTCGATGAGGGCGTCCAGATCTTCAAGCAGGCCTGGGAAACCGGCGAGGTGAACTTCTCGGGCCAGCACTATCAGGTCGACGGCGCGCTCGTGCATCCGCGCCCGCTGCAGCAGCCGCGCATCCCGCTGTGGATCGCCGGTGGTGGCGAGAAGGTGACGCTGAAGATCGCGGCGAAGTACGCCGACTACACCAACTTCGACGGCACGCCCGAGGGTTTCGCCCGCAAGTCCGACCTGCTGCGCCAGCACTGCGCCGACGTCGGCACCGACTTCGACCGGATCGTGCGCTCGTCCAACTACAACAGTTTCATCGGCCGCGACGAGGCCGAGGTGGCCGAGCGGCGACAGGCGTACATCGATCGCGTCCGGCCCCACCTCAACGAGTCGCAGATCGCCGGCCAGCTCGGGGCGTTCGACAACCTGCCGGGGACGGGTACGCCCGAGCAGATCGTCGAGAACCTCCGCGCGATGGAGAAGCTGGGGATGACCTACGCGATTCTCTATTTCCCGGAGCTCGCGTATGACACCTCGGGCCTCGAGCTGTTCGAGACCGAGGTCATCCCGGCGCTACAGAGCTGA
- a CDS encoding ABC transporter substrate-binding protein, with translation MRGRSRLAVAAASASVLMLALSACGGGGTGTGSGSGSGGGSGESAVVIKGCTPENPLVPGNTSETCGGDIVDAFTAKLVHYNTETAEPEMDIAESIESDDNQNFTVKLKQGYKFQDGTEVKAKNFVDAWNYTAAAKNGQAGAYFMKVIEGAAEIGEEGAAGETLTGLAVVDDYTFTIKTTEKVSNLPVRLGYSAFAPMPDSFFADPKAFEDKPIGAGPFQIESKDTQNTVLTKFADYSGKYPANVDKLTFRIYTDPAAAYTDVVANNLDYTNEIPSDQMIGDAYKSDLTDRNLNRASGRFQGIVFSPNDEQLRDNLKLRQALSMAINRDLIAKDIMHGSVIPAKGWAPSVVDGATDTACGEYCTFDAAKAKTLYDEAGGYNGVLALTTNGDGAHREWTEAVCNSIKNAVGADCRVVLTPDFATYNKQIDAGELKGMFRTGWQMDYPSIENFLGPIYTTGADSNWSKYDNPAFNAKLAEAAAAGTDDEANKLYQEAEAMLGQDLPTTPLWYPTTTVGWSDKVTDVKINAFGVLDFSAIKVKN, from the coding sequence ATGCGAGGACGCTCTCGCCTGGCCGTCGCCGCCGCGTCCGCCAGCGTGCTCATGCTGGCACTCAGCGCGTGCGGTGGCGGAGGGACCGGCACCGGATCTGGCAGCGGCAGCGGCGGTGGCTCCGGTGAATCCGCGGTCGTGATCAAGGGCTGTACGCCCGAGAACCCGCTTGTTCCCGGCAACACCAGCGAGACGTGTGGTGGCGACATCGTCGACGCGTTCACCGCCAAGCTGGTGCACTACAACACCGAAACCGCTGAGCCCGAAATGGACATCGCGGAGTCGATCGAGTCGGACGACAACCAGAACTTCACGGTCAAGCTCAAGCAGGGCTACAAGTTCCAGGACGGCACCGAGGTCAAGGCCAAGAACTTCGTCGATGCGTGGAACTACACGGCTGCCGCCAAGAATGGCCAGGCCGGTGCCTACTTCATGAAGGTCATCGAGGGTGCCGCAGAGATCGGCGAGGAGGGCGCCGCCGGCGAGACCCTGACCGGCCTCGCGGTCGTCGATGACTACACCTTCACCATCAAGACCACCGAGAAGGTCTCCAACCTCCCGGTCCGTCTGGGCTATTCGGCGTTCGCCCCGATGCCCGACTCGTTCTTCGCCGACCCGAAGGCGTTCGAGGACAAGCCGATCGGCGCCGGTCCGTTCCAGATCGAGTCGAAGGACACCCAGAACACCGTTCTGACCAAGTTCGCCGACTACTCGGGCAAATATCCGGCCAACGTCGACAAGCTCACCTTCCGCATCTATACCGATCCGGCGGCGGCCTACACCGACGTGGTGGCCAACAACCTCGACTACACCAACGAGATCCCGTCCGATCAGATGATCGGCGACGCCTACAAGTCCGACCTCACCGACCGCAACCTCAACCGGGCGTCGGGTCGCTTCCAGGGCATCGTGTTCTCCCCGAACGACGAGCAGCTGCGGGACAACCTGAAGCTGCGCCAGGCGCTGTCGATGGCGATCAACCGTGACCTGATCGCCAAGGACATCATGCACGGCTCCGTCATCCCGGCGAAGGGCTGGGCCCCCAGCGTCGTCGACGGTGCGACCGACACCGCGTGCGGCGAGTACTGCACCTTCGACGCGGCCAAGGCCAAGACCCTCTATGACGAGGCCGGCGGCTACAACGGCGTCCTCGCCCTGACCACCAACGGTGACGGTGCTCACCGTGAGTGGACCGAGGCTGTCTGCAACTCGATCAAGAATGCCGTGGGCGCCGACTGCCGTGTCGTCCTGACCCCCGACTTCGCGACCTACAACAAGCAGATCGATGCGGGCGAGCTCAAGGGCATGTTCCGCACCGGCTGGCAGATGGACTATCCGTCGATCGAGAACTTCCTCGGCCCGATCTACACCACGGGTGCGGACTCGAACTGGTCGAAGTATGACAACCCGGCCTTCAACGCCAAGCTCGCCGAGGCCGCTGCTGCCGGCACCGACGACGAGGCCAACAAGCTCTACCAGGAAGCCGAGGCCATGCTGGGCCAGGACCTGCCGACGACCCCGCTGTGGTATCCCACCACGACGGTCGGCTGGTCCGACAAGGTGACCGACGTCAAGATCAACGCCTTCGGCGTGCTGGACTTCAGCGCGATCAAGGTCAAGAACTGA
- the pepN gene encoding aminopeptidase N, with the protein MSALNRAEASERFHCLRVQRVSVELDLRESATFLSTTTIEFVAAEPGAPTFVEFRPEQLLRAELNGEDLDPDLLVAGRLPFTPTVGENTLTLSGEMAYSNDGEGLHRHVDPADDNAYLYAMSFLDAGPRWFACFDQPDLKAPYAMRVSTPRDWTVLGNGVFTEISPGEWEMAETPPLASYFVTIVAGPYASTWDEHDGIRLGLHARASLAAELGTEADDILRVTKQGLDAFHEIFGERYAFGDYHQAFVPDFNAGAMENPGCVTFRDAFLFRGQATRAERAARAGTIVHELAHQWFGDMVTMRWWNDLWLNESFAEYLAHEVCAEHTDYALWVDFGLNRKDWGAIADQGPTTHPIAGDGAHDTADALAQFDGISYAKGAGVLKQLVVTIGWDVFRAGLRDYIAEHRFGNAQFADLLAALERAGAEDLEAWAAAWLQSAGMDLLVAEEPEGAPADEAAGAQIRRTPGGEPADRTHTIAVAALAADGAELGRERVEVSERTRVALPDGFVLPDVADETWARVRPSRPVEDWPPVSAIADPLARVVLWNSIRDQMRSVELDPEIALQTLEMELPEEQEDLIARAVLDWSQTTLAGPYSRPDERRRRLCRIADTAGEILARSQPGTDLQLSAWRALMGCTDDTDALTNWLAGVGLPQGRELDAELRWRTVTRLATLTGDRAVIDEAFDRDRSAAGRVHRARAMASLPDLEAKQEAFAALMEPGELSAYELYATAEGFFLPHQGELTEAFVQRFFAEIDATAAFRSGWALGQVVLRAFPACSNSRATLDLAEELLAADRLSPGVRAPLTEATDLLRRAVESVEKYGGKHPDPAPVRRA; encoded by the coding sequence ATGTCGGCGCTCAATCGTGCGGAGGCGAGTGAGCGGTTCCACTGCCTCCGCGTCCAACGGGTCTCGGTCGAACTCGACCTCCGGGAATCCGCCACCTTCCTCTCGACGACGACGATCGAGTTCGTCGCCGCAGAACCGGGTGCACCGACGTTCGTCGAGTTCCGGCCCGAGCAACTCCTGCGCGCCGAACTCAACGGCGAGGACCTCGATCCCGACCTGCTCGTGGCCGGCCGACTGCCGTTCACGCCGACAGTCGGGGAGAACACGCTGACGCTGAGCGGGGAGATGGCCTATTCGAACGACGGGGAGGGTCTCCACCGCCACGTCGATCCGGCCGACGACAACGCCTATCTGTACGCGATGTCGTTCCTGGATGCCGGGCCCAGGTGGTTCGCGTGCTTCGACCAGCCCGACCTCAAGGCCCCCTACGCGATGCGCGTCTCCACCCCGCGCGACTGGACCGTGCTCGGCAACGGCGTGTTCACCGAGATCAGCCCGGGGGAGTGGGAGATGGCTGAGACCCCGCCGCTCGCCTCCTATTTCGTCACGATCGTGGCCGGGCCCTATGCCTCCACCTGGGACGAGCACGACGGCATCCGACTCGGGCTGCACGCACGCGCCTCGCTCGCCGCCGAACTCGGCACCGAGGCCGACGACATCCTGCGCGTCACCAAGCAGGGGCTGGACGCGTTCCACGAGATTTTCGGGGAGCGGTACGCCTTCGGCGACTATCACCAGGCCTTCGTCCCCGACTTCAACGCCGGGGCCATGGAGAACCCGGGCTGCGTGACCTTCCGTGACGCGTTCCTGTTCCGCGGGCAGGCCACCCGGGCCGAGCGGGCCGCGCGCGCCGGGACGATCGTGCACGAGCTTGCCCATCAATGGTTCGGCGACATGGTCACCATGCGCTGGTGGAACGACCTGTGGCTCAACGAATCGTTCGCGGAATACCTCGCCCACGAAGTCTGCGCCGAGCACACCGACTACGCCCTGTGGGTGGATTTCGGCCTCAACCGCAAGGACTGGGGTGCCATCGCCGACCAAGGCCCGACGACCCATCCCATCGCCGGCGACGGTGCCCACGACACCGCGGACGCGCTGGCGCAATTCGACGGCATCTCCTATGCCAAGGGCGCCGGTGTCCTCAAGCAGCTCGTGGTCACCATCGGATGGGATGTCTTCCGGGCCGGCCTGCGCGACTACATCGCCGAGCACCGCTTCGGCAATGCCCAGTTCGCCGACCTGCTGGCAGCGCTGGAACGCGCCGGCGCGGAGGATCTCGAGGCCTGGGCCGCGGCCTGGTTGCAGAGTGCCGGCATGGATCTGCTGGTCGCCGAGGAGCCGGAGGGCGCACCCGCCGACGAAGCTGCCGGGGCACAGATCCGGCGTACGCCCGGCGGGGAACCCGCCGACCGCACCCACACCATCGCGGTCGCGGCGCTCGCCGCGGACGGCGCAGAACTGGGGCGCGAACGGGTGGAGGTGTCCGAACGGACGCGCGTCGCGCTGCCTGACGGATTCGTGTTGCCGGATGTGGCGGACGAGACCTGGGCGAGGGTACGCCCCAGCCGCCCGGTCGAGGACTGGCCGCCGGTGTCGGCGATCGCTGACCCACTCGCTCGGGTAGTGCTGTGGAACAGCATCCGCGACCAGATGCGTTCGGTCGAACTCGACCCCGAGATCGCGCTGCAGACCCTCGAGATGGAACTGCCCGAGGAGCAGGAGGACCTGATCGCGCGGGCCGTCCTCGACTGGTCCCAGACAACGCTGGCCGGGCCCTACTCGCGGCCCGATGAGCGGCGTCGACGGCTGTGCCGGATCGCCGACACGGCAGGTGAGATCCTGGCGCGTTCGCAACCGGGGACCGACCTCCAGTTGTCGGCCTGGCGGGCGCTCATGGGCTGCACCGACGACACGGACGCCCTCACCAACTGGCTGGCCGGGGTCGGACTGCCCCAAGGGCGGGAACTGGATGCCGAGCTCCGGTGGCGGACCGTGACCCGACTTGCCACGCTCACGGGCGACCGGGCTGTCATCGACGAGGCGTTCGACCGGGACCGCTCGGCCGCGGGGCGCGTGCACCGGGCGCGGGCCATGGCCAGCCTGCCCGATCTCGAGGCGAAACAGGAGGCCTTCGCCGCCCTGATGGAGCCCGGCGAGCTGAGCGCCTATGAGCTCTATGCGACCGCGGAGGGGTTCTTCCTGCCGCATCAGGGGGAGCTCACCGAGGCCTTCGTGCAGCGCTTCTTCGCCGAGATCGATGCCACCGCGGCGTTCCGCAGTGGCTGGGCCCTCGGCCAGGTGGTCCTGCGGGCGTTCCCCGCCTGCTCCAACAGCCGGGCCACGCTCGACCTGGCCGAAGAACTCCTGGCCGCCGACCGCCTGTCTCCCGGCGTCCGCGCACCGCTCACCGAGGCCACCGACCTGCTCCGCCGCGCGGTCGAATCGGTGGAGAAGTATGGCGGGAAACACCCAGACCCTGCCCCGGTGCGACGGGCCTGA
- a CDS encoding MFS transporter, which produces MTRNPDPATTTPDAPMTRAERLDRLPFNRQHTRLLVGSGVGWALDAMDVGLISFVMAALAVEWSISAGTQGLIGSIGFVGMALGAAFGGLLADKWGRRHVFALTLLVYGLATGASALATGVAMLIALRFLVGIGLGAELPVASTLVSEFAPRKIRGRVVVALEAFWALGWIMAALVGYLLIPQVENGWRWALAIGIVPTLYAAVVRFGLPESVRFLESKGRDAEAEAAVRKFEEPSGIAPVPAPPDDPSDDNRPAPSIWSATLRGRTAALWVIWFCINLSYYGAFIWLPSLLVRQGFTLVKSFEYTLIITLAQIPGYAAAAFLIERWGRRPTLATFMAGSAFAAGLLGLANTPATIIAAGCALSFFNLGAWGALYAIGPELYPTSARGKGTGAAPRSGASPRSLRRSWCPCSSPPAAARTGWSSPRSPWLLRSARSLPSRCRSSAGQRWPSDSAL; this is translated from the coding sequence ATGACCCGGAACCCGGACCCTGCGACGACTACGCCGGACGCGCCCATGACGCGCGCCGAACGCCTCGATCGGCTGCCCTTCAACCGCCAGCACACCCGACTCCTGGTGGGTTCCGGCGTCGGGTGGGCGCTCGATGCCATGGACGTGGGCCTGATCTCGTTCGTGATGGCGGCGCTGGCGGTGGAGTGGTCGATCTCGGCGGGTACGCAGGGGCTGATCGGGTCGATCGGCTTCGTCGGCATGGCGCTGGGCGCAGCCTTCGGCGGGCTGCTCGCCGACAAGTGGGGTCGGCGTCACGTTTTCGCGCTGACGCTCCTTGTCTACGGCCTGGCGACGGGTGCCTCGGCCCTCGCGACGGGCGTCGCGATGCTCATCGCGCTCCGCTTCCTCGTCGGCATCGGTCTCGGCGCCGAACTTCCGGTGGCCTCCACGCTCGTGAGCGAATTCGCCCCGCGGAAGATCCGCGGTCGGGTGGTGGTTGCCCTCGAGGCGTTCTGGGCACTGGGCTGGATCATGGCGGCGCTGGTCGGCTATCTGCTCATCCCGCAGGTCGAGAACGGCTGGCGCTGGGCGCTGGCCATCGGCATCGTGCCGACGCTGTATGCGGCCGTGGTCCGGTTCGGCCTGCCCGAATCGGTGCGTTTCCTCGAGAGCAAGGGCCGCGATGCGGAGGCCGAGGCAGCAGTGCGGAAGTTCGAGGAACCGTCGGGCATCGCCCCGGTGCCGGCCCCGCCCGACGACCCGTCCGATGACAACCGGCCGGCTCCGTCGATCTGGTCGGCCACCCTTCGCGGACGCACCGCCGCGCTCTGGGTGATCTGGTTCTGCATCAATCTGTCGTACTACGGCGCGTTCATCTGGCTGCCGTCCCTGCTGGTGCGGCAGGGGTTCACGTTGGTGAAGTCGTTCGAATACACCTTGATCATCACCCTGGCCCAGATCCCCGGCTATGCGGCGGCGGCCTTCCTCATCGAGCGGTGGGGACGCCGCCCGACCCTGGCGACCTTCATGGCCGGCTCGGCGTTCGCCGCGGGTCTGCTGGGCCTGGCGAATACTCCGGCCACCATCATCGCCGCGGGCTGTGCGCTGTCGTTCTTCAACCTCGGCGCGTGGGGTGCGCTCTATGCGATCGGCCCCGAGCTCTATCCGACCTCTGCCCGCGGCAAGGGCACCGGGGCGGCGCCGCGTTCGGGCGCATCGCCTCGATCGCTGCGCCGCTCCTGGTGCCCGTGCTCATCACCGCCGGCGGCGGCTCGAACTGGCTGGTCTTCACCACGTTCGCCGTGGCTTTTGCGATCGGCGCGGTCGCTGCCTTCACGCTGCCGGAGCAGCGCGGGGCAGCGTTGGCCGAGTGATTCAGCTCTGTAG